From Macaca mulatta isolate MMU2019108-1 chromosome 3, T2T-MMU8v2.0, whole genome shotgun sequence, the proteins below share one genomic window:
- the LOC144340013 gene encoding uncharacterized protein LOC144340013 → MPPAPPLRLPMTTAPVAARMADGSPAQLRCQRLAGRSGADTQRATPRLQTNCRAPGLTAACEFPSDPRPSLVSPGGRFHTHPLSPFTRGCSRQARATWPVGPENGACACQLPTLPPSSLGVWVSGAHNTRARPLLPGPGPPQPWPCDVWPGPRKSPPPPLPPRSAPRRPGRRVLSTGGADPALPSPHGRDSRGRRGSGRAGTRRRRGAAGGGSSCGREAGSAALLPQRPLSWRFVGSECTGNRAGLDAPQARAARQPRPARPLPAPAASAARVTSTPPPPACGLRCGEDCYLGPTSVPLSHIPTRRFS, encoded by the coding sequence ATGCCGCCCGCGCCACCGCTCAGATTGCCGATGACGACCGCTCCCGTGGCCGCGAGAATGGCTGACGGCTCCCCAGCCCAACTCCGCTGCCAGCGTCTGGCGGGTAGGAGTGGGGCTGACACGCAGCGGGCAACCCCTCGGCTTCAAACCAACTGCAGGGCCCCGGGTCTCACAGCTGCCTGCGAGTTCCCCTCAGACCCGCGCCCCAGCCTGGTGTCCCCGGGTGGGCGGTTTCACACCCACCCGCTAAGTCCCTTCACGCGAGGCTGCAGCCGCCAAGCCCGGGCGACGTGGCCCGTGGGACCTGAGAACGGCGCCTGTGCCTGCCAGCTCCCTACCCTCCCGCCTTCCTCCCTCGGGGTCTGGGTCTCGGGGGCTCACAACACTCGCGCGCGGCCTCTCTTACCGGGGCCGGGGCCGCCTCAGCCATGGCCCTGCGATGTCTGGCCCGGGCCTCGGAAGTCTCCGCCGCCGCCACTGCCGCCGCGCTCGGCCCCACGCAGGCCTGGCCGCCGGGTCCTCTCCACAGGCGGCGCCGACCCGGCCCTGCCTTCCCCGCACGGACGGGACTCACGCGGCCGTCGGGGCTCGGGACGCGCAGGAACGCGGCGGAGACGCGGGGCGGCAGGCGGCGGGTCAAGCTGCGGTCGCGAGGCAGGCTCCGCCGCACTCCTCCCGCAGCGGCCCCTCAGCTGGCGCTTTGTGGGCAGCGAGTGCACCGGGAACCGCGCGGGCCTAGACGCGCCGCAGGCTCGCGCTGCCCGCCAGCCGCGGCCAGCGCGCCCCCTGCCGGCCCCCGCGGCCAGCGCCGCCCGCGTCACCTCCACCCCCCCTCCTCCGGCTTGTGGGCTTCGGTGTGGGGAGGATTGTTATTTGGGGCCCACGAGTGTTCCGCTTTCTCATATTCCCACGAGAAGGTTCAGCTGA